One region of Armigeres subalbatus isolate Guangzhou_Male chromosome 3, GZ_Asu_2, whole genome shotgun sequence genomic DNA includes:
- the LOC134219590 gene encoding uncharacterized protein LOC134219590, with product MKTILCLIGLMAVVLDLAKAEPEPVTPDTRKARNPSSGPTSYNSIIGPDSETLSKLQNQVAPSVQIPLKPLGIPGKTSEVPTAYTLTSNQPSNSHQATLTAQNIAGQYYVAMTPQATGNQLLSPATTPLIMQYINPQGQPTGGLQYIQLLRPVMYPYGAQYVQPSYVQQHSQPSSTHGQYHQQHLHHPHSLSHYSSPVQHSSPVSSSPTMPTTTQSNFVPFQPSSLQQYATAATAATHHHHHLAAPVAYPSPVAQYSSPVLSYYPPRISLINGPGDMNLNTNEYIPSPGDPVYIKGVKSIRA from the exons ATGAAAACAATTTTGTGCTTAATTGGGCTGATGGCTGTGGTTCTTGACCTGGCTAAAGCCGAACCCGAACCAGTTACTCCGGATACACGGAAGGCACGAAATCCATCCAGTGGGCCTACGAGTTATAATTCAATCATTGGACCTGATAGTGAAACCTTAAGCAAGCTGCAGAATCAGGTTGCACCTTCGGTGCAAATTCCGCTGAAGCCATTAGGGATACCTGGAAAAACCTCAGAAGTTCCGACCGCGTATACTTTGACCTCTAATCAACCATCAAACTCACACCAGGCGACTCTTACCGCGCAGAACATTGCTGGGCAGTATTATGTCGCGATGACACCGCAAGCAACCGGAAATCAATTATTGTCTCCAG CGACCACTCCGCTGATTATGCAATACATCAACCCACAGGGACAACCCACCGGAGGTCTTCAGTATATTCAGCTGCTGCGTCCAGTGATGTACCCTTACGGCGCCCAGTACGTCCAACCGTCCTACGTCCAACAACACTCGCAGCCATCGAGCACCCACGGCCAGTACCACCAGCAGCATCTGCACCACCCACATTCCCTGTCCCATTACTCCAGCCCCGTCCAGCACTCGTCCCCAGTGTCCTCCTCACCCACTATGCCAACCACGACCCAATCAAACTTCGTTCCCTTCCAGCCCTCTTCGCTTCAGCAATACGCCACAGCAGCCACCGCCGCCActcaccaccatcatcatctaGCCGCGCCAGTAGCCTATCCTAGCCCAGTGGCTCAGTACTCCAGTCCTGTACTGTCCTACTATCCACCGCGGATCTCCCTGATCAATGGCCCCGGTGATATGAATCTCAACACCAACGAGTACATTCCGTCGCCAGGGGACCCGGTGTACATCAAAGGGGTGAAATCCATTCGAGCCTAG
- the LOC134220285 gene encoding uncharacterized protein LOC134220285, whose translation MDTRIRNKRHYYTAKEFFHAKYGHKRRKRTVVTKSQIDAVEANPKIPTPDMEKPPLVGSEAPSTSFLVHAEHPILPMITPIIEGDNVSSERTLKSGKPSTSYYGNNEYSRDSGQSNLSDSSDASSSSNDEDNNKSEQFRCSDEDVNDWFDVRKMIFPENNKFKFDSAVTLGEVHLMILNYYIRHHLTQSALVDLLKMLNIMAGSKICAESYETFSAMFPNPYNHHRVYYCMECQSGVGNSAPNHDTVCSIPECGGKNFDFFMAISIEQQIKETMIKYQKDILDYESMVRQELVSDINNGRVVKNINSKIPDKLITLSVNTDGAAAYRWSINKPCYPIFVTINNLPPRIRFDKNNLLLAGIWLSKGEPNIPLFFKEFCEEVIKLGDGIMIGSESYKIVVVQNCLDSVARPKLQNSTQFNGKFGCSLCLHEGKIIHGNQQRYPFKKSQCRNHDDTRRLMIEAHNTGIPINGIKGLSVFLSIPHFDIITGFPPDYMHAVLLGVVRQMWELFTASTNHSKPFYIGQKLKEVETRLLNIRVPSSFPRYPGKIEDMKKNKASDWESMLFHYFYPCTIFT comes from the exons ATGGATACTCGAATAAGAAATAAACGGCATTATTACACCGCAAAAGAATTTTTCCATGCCAAATATGGCCATAAG AGAAGAAAACGGACTGTAGTGACTAAATCACAAATTGACGCTGTCGAAGCCAATCCTAAGATACCCACACCAGACATGGAAAAACCTCCTTTGGTTGGTTCCGAAGCACCCTCTACATCATTTCTTGTTCATGCTGAGCATCCTATACTACCGATGATCACTCCAATAATCGAAGGGGACAATGTATCATCTGAACGTACTTTGAAATCCGGAAAGCCATCGACTTCATATTACGGAAACAACGAATACAGTAGGGATAGCGGACAGAGCAATTTATCCGATTCTTCAGATGCAAGCTCATCATCAAATGATGAGGACAATAATAAATCGGAACAATTTCGTTGTTCTGATGAAGACGTAAATGACTGGTTCGATGTACGCAAAATG atttttcctgAGAACAACAAATTTAAATTCGACTCAGCTGTAACCTTAGGAGAGGTGCATTTGATGATACTAAATTATTATATTAGGCATCACCTGACTCAAAGTGCGTTGGTAGATTTGCTGAAAATGCTTAATATCATGGCTGGCTCTAAAATCTGTGCAGAAAGCTACGAGACCTTCTCTGCTATGTTTCCCAATCCTTACAATCACCATCGTGTTTATTATTGCATGGAATGCCAATCTGGTGTAGGGAATTCTGCTCCAAATCATGATACCGTTTGTTCTATACCCGAATGTGGAGGTAAAAACTTTGACTTTTTCATGGCTATCTCCATTGAGCAGCAGATAAAAGAGACGATGATTAAATATCAGAAAGATATTCTAGACTATGAAAGTATGGTTCGTCAGGAATTGGTTAGTGATATTAACAATGGGCGAGTCGTTAAAAATATTAACTCCAAAATCCCTGATAAACTGATTACCCTATCAGTTAATACTGATGGTGCAGCTGCATATCGCTGGAGCATCAATAAACCATGTTATCCTATATTTGTCACGATCAATAATCTGCCACCACGCATTCGCTTCGATAAAAATAACCTATTACTCGCTGGAATATGGCTGAGCAAAGGTGAGCCAAACATACCATTATTCTTCAAGGAGTTTTGTGAAGAAGTTATTAAGTTGGGCGATGGAATCATGATAGGGTCCGAATCGTATAAAATTGTTGTCGTTCAAAACTGTTTGGATTCTGTAGCAAGGCCAAAGCTTCAAAACTCGACGCAATTTAATGGAAAGTTTGGTTGTTCGTTGTGTCTACATGAAGGAAAAATAATACACGGCAATCAACAACGGTATCCCTTTAAGAAGTCACAATGCAGAAATCATGATGATACAAGACGGTTAATGATAGAAGCTCACAACACGGGAATTCCAATTAATGGTATCAAAGGCCTTTCGGTGTTTCTGTCGATTCCCCATTTTGATATTATTACAG GATTTCCACCTGACTACATGCATGCAGTACTTCTTGGTGTGGTCCGACAAATGTGGGAACTATTCACAGCATCGACCAATCATTCTAAACCGTTTTACATTGGTCAAAagttgaaggaagtggagactCGCTTATTGAATATTCGCGTTCCTAGTTCTTTTCCTCGTTATCCCGGGAAAATTGAAGACATGAAGAAAAATAAGGCCAGTGATTGGGAAAGCATgttgtttcattatttttatccttGTACA ATATTCACTTGA
- the LOC134219288 gene encoding uncharacterized protein LOC134219288, translating to MARKRTTAAKKRVLRSATNKNIQFLVDKLPELKKPDATAASIHPKKKVKFVQSSSIDLEDDTTIHTHTLPNKINNISSAGSDTDSDQGWNGSPALPSSKPLIRTYRRRITIDQLMEDWEIDDQGNLDGDDMRTDLQELPVSTREDFGTVGCTCGKAEEAEKYKKLYESLRKAVLENKQIEGTHNDSGTQVQDEKHTTLIKDNAKLTAQNAKLQEALTSKLLPQPEVPFKDVDGDFLDADTIRQLSVEADTDYLFVKFLMMRLWPEGFVGRSVTGRPSNNPSGRSKLAKTAPNENATHQTESNGIENFTEKTPNTIDNFGEKTQTSKRPLEKEKVEFVLSCIYNRRLFLRDDGYTAQVHSKAGTSLMTRVIANSVRKGAKQ from the exons ATGGCCCGTAAAAGAACAACAGCAGCTAAAAAGCGTGTTTTGCGCAGTGCGACGAACAAAAATATACAGTTTTTAGTTGATAAACTTCCGGAATTAAAG aaaccgGATGCGACTGCTGCGAGCATTCATCCCAAGAAAAAAGTTAAATTCGTCCAATCATCGTCAATCGACCTCGAAGATGACACCACAATTCACACACATACACTtccaaataaaatcaataacatcAGTTCTGCTGGTTCAGATACCGACAGTGATCAAGGTTGGAACGGCTCTCCAGCGCTTCCATCATCGAAGCCGTTGATCCGGACGTATCGCCGGAGGATCACGATTGATCAGCTGATGGAAGATTGGGAAATCGATGACCAGGGCAATTTGGATGGGGATGATATGAGGACTGATTTGCAAGAACTCCCGGTATCAACTAGGGAGGATTTCGGAACTGTTG GCTGTACATGCGGAAAGGCAGAAGAGGCTGAAAAGTACAAAAAACTGTACGAATCTTTGCGGAAGGCAGTCCTTGAAAATAAACAGATTGAAGGAACGCATAACG ATTCGGGAACACAGGTGCAAGACGAGAAGCACACAACACTTATTAAGGATAATGCCAAATTGACGGCGCAGAATGCCAAACTGCAAGAGGCGTTAACTTCTAAGTTGTTGCCGCAACCCGAAGTTCCATTCAAAGATGTTGATGGTGACTTCTTGGACGCTGATACAATTCGCCAACTTTCCGTGGAAGCTGATACTGATTATCTCTTCGTCAAATTCCTCATGATGCGACTTTGGCCAGAGGGATTTGTGGGGCGTTCGGTTACGGGCCGCCCGTCCAACAATCCCTCCGGTCGATCGAAATTGGCTAAAACAGCTCCGAATGAAAATGCTACACATCAAACTGAATCCAACGGGATTGAAAATTTCACTGAAAAGACGCCAAATACCATCGATAATTTTGGCGAAAAAACGCAAACCTCTAAACGCCCACTTGAGAAGGAAAAAGTGGAATTTGTCTTAT CTTGCATCTATAATCGTCGCCTCTTCTTGCGTGATGATGGTTACACAGCACAGGTTCATTCCAAAGCAGGAACATCACTGATGACTCGAGTGATTGCGAATTCGGTACGCAAAGGAGCTAAACAATGA